A single window of Balaenoptera acutorostrata chromosome X, mBalAcu1.1, whole genome shotgun sequence DNA harbors:
- the SLC25A6 gene encoding ADP/ATP translocase 3: MTEQAISFAKDFLAGGIAAAISKTAVAPIERVKLLLQVQHASKQIAADKQYKGIVDCIVRIPKEQGVLSFWRGNLANVIRYFPTQALNFAFKDKYKQIFLGGVDKHTQFWKYFAGNLASGGAAGATSLCFVYPLDFARTRLAADVGKSGTEREFKGLGDCLVKITKSDGIRGLYQGFNVSVQGIIIYRAAYFGVYDTAKGMLPDPKNTHIVVSWMIAQTVTAAAGVVSYPFDTVRRRMMMQSGRKGADIMYRGTLDCWRKIFKDEGGRAFFKGAWSNVLRGMGGAFVLVLYDELKKVI, translated from the exons ATGACGGAACAGGCCATCTCATTCGCCAAGGACTTTCTGGCCGGAGGCATCGCCGCCGCTATCTCCAAGACGGCCGTGGCCCCGATCGAGCGGGTCAAGCTGCTGCTACAG GTACAGCACGCCAGCAAGCAGATCGCGGCCGACAAACAGTACAAGGGCATCGTGGACTGCATCGTGCGCATCCCCAAGGAGCAGGGTGTGCTGTCTTTCTGGAGGGGCAACCTGGCCAACGTCATCCGCTACTTCCCCACGCAAGCCCTCAATTTCGCCTTTAAGGATAAGTATAAGCAGATTTTTCTGGGGGGCGTGGACAAGCACACGCAGTTTTGGAAGTACTTCGCCGGCAACTTGGCCTCCGGCGGGGCGGCCGGGGCCACCTCCCTCTGCTTCGTCTACCCCCTGGATTTCGCCAGAACCCGGCTGGCGGCTGACGTCGGCAAATCCGGCACGGAGCGGGAGTTCAAAGGCCTGGGAGACTGTCTGGTGAAGATCACCAAGTCGGACGGCATCCGGGGGCTGTACCAGGGCTTCAACGTCTCTGTGCAGGGCATCATCATCTACCGGGCCGCGTACTTCGGCGTGTATGACACCGCCAAAG GCATGCTCCCCGACCCCAAGAACACGCACATCGTGGTGAGCTGGATGATCGCGCAGACGGTGACGGCTGCGGCGGGCGTGGTCTCCTACCCCTTCGACACCGTGCGCCGGAGAATGATGATGCAGTCGGGGCGCAAAGGAG CCGACATCATGTACAGGGGCACCTTGGACTGCTGGCGAAAGATCTTCAAGGACGAGGGCGGCAGAGCCTTTTTTAAGGGCGCCTGGTCCAacgtgctccgcggcatgggcgGCGCCTTCGTGCTGGTCCTGTACGACGAGCTGAAGAAGGTCATCTAG